A genomic region of Miscanthus floridulus cultivar M001 chromosome 3, ASM1932011v1, whole genome shotgun sequence contains the following coding sequences:
- the LOC136542910 gene encoding uncharacterized protein: protein MAEHSGYNLMSCIKEILTLKRDNYIEWKRKIDLAFILAEVDWVVTTPCPKEPVAPVRETEEIDAAWQNREWDFAPVKMSFDLENRKWVIANKKYLAVIKNTIKPVIVGSIPDCDTVTEYLERIRSQFTGSSKTYATQLIKQLVTERYSGGGSGIREHILRMSNLASKLKPMDLALKDEFLIHLIFASLSKEFDTFVVNYNIQPEKWDLEKLIAM, encoded by the exons ATGGCCGAACACA gcggatataacttgatgagttgtatcaaagagatcctcaCTCTAAAGAGGGATAACTACATTGAATGGAAGAGAAAGATCGACTTAGCCTTCatattggctgaggtggactgggtagtcaccacaccgtgtcctaaagaacctgtggcaccggtgagggagacagaggagattgatgctgcatggcagaacagagagtgggactttgctcccgtaaagatgtcttttgaccttgaaaatagaaagtgggtcatagctaataaaaaatatttggctgtgataaagaatacaattaagcCTGTAATAGtaggctcaattccagactgtgacacggtcacagaatacctagaaagaataagaagtcagttcactggctcttcaaagacatatgcaacccagttgatcaaacagctggtcacagaaaggtactctggtggcggcagtggcataagagagcacatactgagaatgagcaatttagcatctaagctcaaaccaatggatttggcactcaaggatgagtttcttattcatttgatttttgcttctttgtctaaagaatttgacacctttgttgttaattataacatacagcctgaaaaatgggatttagaaaagctcatagccatg